One Archangium violaceum genomic window, AGGAGCCGCCCGGTGCCGCAGCCCAACTCCAGGCAAGGGCCACCCGCGCGCCGGGCTTCCTCCACGTAGAAGGCGACGTCCTCCCGGTAGTCCTCGCAAACGACGTCATAGAGGGCCGCATCGTCGGTGTAGTCGAAGCTCACGGGCACCTGGCGCGCTCACGCACCGAACGCGATGGGAATGCGGTCCGGGCACCGCTGGGTGGCCTGGGGCTTGTGGACGACGTCACCGCTCAGGCGCAGGCCCGGTGCGTGCTCGATAAGGCTGCACAGGGCCAGCCGCACCACCGCCTTGGCCAGCAGCCCACCCACGCAGGCGTGAATGCCCCAGCCGAAAGCCAGGTGGGGGTTGGGTTGGCGATCCAGGACGAGCGCCTCCGGCTGGGAGAACGCCTCCGGGTCCCGGTTGGCGGAGCCGAGCAGCAGCACCAGCGCCTGCCCCCGGGCGATGCGGACCCCGCCGAGCTCCACGTCCTCGGTGCACACGCGGCCGGTGGCCTGCACCGGGCCGTCATACCGGAACAGCTCCTCCACCGCCGTCTCCAGGAGTGCCGGGTCGCGCAGCCGGGACAGCTCCATGCCGTGGCGCAGCAGGGAGATGATGGCACTGCCCACCGCGCTGTACACGGAGGTGTAGCCGGCATGGAACACGACGCGCATGCTGTTCATCAGCACGGCGCGCGGCATCCCGGCGGCCGACTCGGAGCGCGCCAGGAACCCGAACATTCCACCCGTCGGAGGGGGCTCGAACCAGCTCGCGATCAGCGCGCTCAGGCCCGCCCTGGCGGCGGCGCCGGGGGCTGCTCGCTCCGGCGCGAGGCCCGCGTCCATGCCACGGATGATGGCGTCCGACATCTCCCCGAAGGTGGCGGGGTCCGGCGCGGGGACGCCGAGGAAATCACAGACGGCATGGAGTGCGAGCGGCGCCGCGAAGCGGGTCATCAGCTCGCCCCCTCCCTCCGCGCGAAGCCCGGCGAGCAAGTGATTCGCGTGCAGATAGGCCCTGCGCTCCACCGCGGCCAGGTCCTGGGCGCGGTAGGCGCTCACGAGCAGGCCGCGCAGCTCGCCGTGCTCGGGAGGGTCCATGGATTGGATGCTCAGGCTCTGCTCGGGAACCGCCGCGCCAACCCGGCGCCAGTCGGCGGCGAAGCGGCGCGAATCCTTCAAGACCTGGAGACACTCCGCGTGTCGGGTGAGCAGCCAGGAGTTGAGCCGCTCATGCCACATCACCGGCGCCAACGCCCGCATTCGAGCATAGACAGGGTACGGGTCTCGCAGCGTCTCGGGGTGCAGGGGCTCGAACTCGACAGCAGTGGGCACGGGGCTCCTCGCGGGGGCATCCAGACGGAATGTCAGGCATTGACCAGAGGGACCCAGGTCCGGCGGCAGTGCCGGGCCCAAGTCCTTGCAAGGCTTCAGTATCAGTGCAGGTAGTTCATTGCCGTCTCTCCTTTCCCCGTGCTCGCTTGCGGAGCGCAATAGCAAGGAAACAAAAGACAAGCAATGTGTCAACACGCCATCCCCGTATTTCGAGAAAATCCTTTTCTTTCGAGCCCGGCTGTACGTCAATCTCTGGCACCGCGCCAAAATTCCATCACCGCTGACACAAGGCGCCTGCACATACCATTGAATGTCTGGAATCGAGCGGTCGTGGGCGTCACCGCCTGGAGAGGAACCCGACCGCATGAACGCGATGTTCATGACCGGCTGGTGGACGGACGTGCCGTTCTCTCCCGCGACGCCCTACTGGCGTCTCTCCTCGAGCGCGCCGGGGTCAGCGGGCAGCGCCGGAGCGAGTCGTGACCTGGCGGGGGTTGATAGCGCTGGCGCTCCTGCTCCTCGTTCCGTTCAGGGGCAGGCGGGCTGCCCCGCAGGAAGCACGAGCGAGCCAGCCGCCGGTGGCCGTTGCGTCAAAGGCCCTTCGGCGAGTCGTACCCCATCCCGTTTCCTCCCGTTCGTCAGGGCGTTTGAAACATCCACTGTTGATTCGTGCCGCCGGTCCATCCCCACTGCTGAACATTTGCTCCGTTGGCCGTGGAGTCGCCTGACACCTCCAATGCCGACCCACTGCTGCTGACGGGTGTAAGGCGATAAAACCCGTCACTCGTGGCTGTGATTGTCCAGCGCTGGTTCGCGGCGCCCGTGTAGGTGTGGATGTCGACATTCGTTCCGTTGGCCGTCGATGTGCTGGTGACCTGCAGAGCTTTGCCGCTTTCCACGCCGATGAGCTGATACTCGTCGTTGCCCAGATGGGTCAGCGTCCAGCGCTGATTGTTCGCTCCGCCATAGGACCACTGCAGCACATTGGTGTTGTCCGCCGTCCCATGCCCCGCGACATCGAGCGCTTTGTCGGGACTATCGCGCGGTGTGATGCGGTATGTTCCGTTAGCGATGACTCCATTGCCGCCGCCGCCATTGCTGCTCAGGAATTGTGTCAGCGGCGGATACCACGCGTTCGCGATTTTGACGATGCCCGCGTCGTTGGGGTGCACACCATCGCTCGTATCCGTGGCCGGGTCGAAACCCGTCCATTGATCCACGACGACGATCGGCGAAGCCGTCGTGCTCTTGCTCGCCGCCCAGCCGGGAATCGCGGCGTTGAACTCGATGGTTCGCCGCGGACAGTCCCCGCAGCCACCGGGCGCCACTGGAATGATCTGCGCCACCAGGATCTTCATGCTTGGATTGCTCGCGCGCATCTGATCCACGAGCTTGCTGAAGGCAGCCAGAATCTGGCTGGGCGTTCGCGCGCTCCAGACATCGTTGGTGCCAAAATGCATGATCACGATGTCCGGGCGTGTCGCGCTCAACCAGCCGGGGAGTAGATTCTGATCCGCCACGTTGGTGGCCAGAAATCCACCATGGCCTTCGTTGTCGCCGTCGTAAGCGACACCACAACCCTGAGGCGGCAACGTGCCGACAAAATCGATATTGGTGAAGCCGGTGCTTTGCAGCTGGTTCCACAGCAGCGCACGCCAACACCCCGGCGATCCAGTAATCGAATCCCCGAGCGGCATGATGCGTGTCTGTGCTGCCGCCGGTCGCGGACAGGCAAGCAGCACGAAAAGAAGAACAGCCAGGATGCTCGTCAAGCGCAGCGCGTGAGTCCGGTGCATGACACTTCCTTGTGTCCTTATGCGGATTTTTTTATTGATACGCGAGCGGGCATGCCGCCCGTGCGGCGGGACGATAGTGCACAACTCGATGAAGTCTGTCAAAACACATCGCAGCGTCGGAGGGCACGGCGGCGGAGTCCGCGCGATAGACAGATCGGGGCCGTGTCTTCATCCAGGTGGTGCTCTTCACCCGGAAGGAGGCCCGGCGCGTCATGGCTGTGCTCCCCAAGCGATTCAGACACTTTCTTCGCCCTTCGTTGGGGACAGCAGGTACCAGAACAGGGCAATTTCCTGCGTGCCAGGATGCAGCGCCTGATAGAGATGACGGGCACGCCGCAGGGTCGTTGGCATCTCTTGCCACGCGGCAAGGAAAAGCCCAGCAACCCTTGAGATTGCTGGGCTTCCCAGGTTGTGTTCAATGCAACGCAGTTGCCAGCCCGGGGACTCACGGGCCGGCTCTGGAGTGGCCCGGAAATGGCTAGGTTGGGTGCGCCATGCGCGCGCTCATTCTTCTGGTGTTGATCTCCGCCACCTCCGCTCGAGCCGAGGTGCCCCTGCAGGATCTCCTCAACCGTCTGGGTGAAGCCGAGGAGAAGAAGCTGGCCGTTCCCGGCTGCCGTGTCATCGAGAACTCGGTCACGGAGCAGTTGGACAAGGAGGGGAAGAGCAAGGGACGGCTCACCCGTACCTACGAGGTGATCCGCGCGGGAACGAAGGTGCTGTCCCGCAAGAAGCTCTCCGAGAAGGAAGAGGGAGACCTGATCAGCCAGCTCAAGGCCGAGCCCCAGGATCAGAAGCAGAACGAGGATCCGCGCGGGCAGCTCTCGCCCTTCCACCCCCAGGTCCGCGACGAATACCAGTTCGAGCAGTCCCCGGGCCCTCGCGAGGGGCTGGTCACGGTGAAGATCACCCCGCGCAAGAAGGACAAGAATCGGATGAAGGGCACCGCGGTGGTGGACCCGCGGACGGCCCAGCTCATCTCCATGCACCTGTCCCCGTCCGAACTGGCCCCCATGCTCGACAGCTTCCAGATCGACTTCGTCTACGGGGATACCCCCTGCGAGCGGGCGCCCACGCAGCTCCAGTTCGCGGGCTCGGGCGGCGTGCTCGTCTACAAGGTGCGCTTCCGCACGCAGGTGAAGGTCTCCGGACACCAGCGCCTGGACTCCGCCGCGGTGGGTGGCGGCGGCCACTGATCAGCGGCGGCCCGCCCCCCGGTCCGGGGCGGGACCGAGCCTGGCACCCGCCGCCGCATCGATCTCGTCCCGGCAGCGCGCGAGCTCCTTGCGCAAGACGTCGAGCTGCGCATGGAACCGATGAGCTGGGGCCGGAATCGCAATGGCATATTGCGCCCCAGCCGAGGTCCGGAGGGCGACGCCGATCGCGCAGATCCCCTCCGCATGCTCCTCGAGCCCATAGGCGAAACCACTCCGACGGACCTCGCGCAGATCCGCCAGCAGCGCCGGCAGCGTTCGATGGGTCTTTGGAGTGAACGGCTCGAGTCTGGAGCCGACGAGCTGCGCGACCTCCTCGTCCGACAGCTCGGCCAGTAGCGCCTTGCCGTGGGCGGTGCAGTACATCGGAAGGACCCCGCCCACCGGGAAGACGACGTTCAGTTCCTGGTCTCCTCGACTCTGCGCCACGGAGACGACCTGGTGGCCCTTCATGACCGACAGGTCCACCGTCTCATGGACGCGACGGCTGAGCGCCTCGAGGTGTGGCCGGGCAATCGACACCAGGTCCGTCTGGGAGGAAGCGGCCAGCAGTCCCAGCATCGGGCCCAGTCTCACGCCTTCGCTCTCACCGCCCGCGGTCACCAGTTGCTCGGCCTCGAGCGCTCCGACGATTCGTTGCACCGTCGAGCGCGGCAGCCCCACCCGCTTCGCTATCTGCCCCAGGCTCAGCCCCTTCGGTTGCCCCGCGAGCGCCCGAAGGATCGCCGCCGCCCGCGCGATCACCTGGATCTGCCCGCTGCGTCCGTCCCGGCCCTCCTCGGGCGCACCGGCCTCCTCGGCCTCCTGGCCCATTCGCCCCTCCCGGCTCCTTTGGTTTGACATTCCACCCTCCGGACTCTACTTTTGTATCGCAAAACGGTACTCTGCACCACGATGCGGTACAGATCAAGTCCTTACTCTCGGGAGGAGGGGCGTCCAGGGGCACACGGAGTTCCGTGCCGGCCCCGGGCCCTCTCCTGCTCGAAGGAGATGGGTATGAGCTACGAGTCGAAGAAGAGGCCGGGCCTCCTGGGCGCAGCCATGGCATTGACGATGGTCCTCGGGCCGATTCAGGCCGCACAGGCCCAGGACGCGCAAAAGGCTGGCACGGGCATCGACATCCAGAAGGTCGTGCCTGAAGGCAAACTGCCAGGCCAACAGGTTCCCTATTACATCAGGAGCGGAGAGGGCGAGCGCTACCTGGTGGGTGGAATGGTCGCGGCCATGATCGCGAGAGGCGAGGACACGGGAGAGCTCTTCGAGGCCGCCATCCTGACAGGTGGCAGGAACGCGAGCCTTCCGCTGCACACGCACGCTCGCACCCACGAGGCCCTCTACATCCTCGATGGCGAGGTCGAGCTCTGGCTCGGGGGGAAGCACTACCTCATGATCCGCGGTGATTACGCCAGCATCCCCCAGGGAACGCCGCATGCGCTCAAGATGCTGGGTCACCGCACCCAGATTCTCTCATGGAACACGGGCAAGGAGCTCGGTCCCCTCTACAAGGCCCTTGGCCAACCCTTCGCGGGCCATGTCCAGCCGGAGAAGGTCAATCCCGAGATCTCGAAGGAGCTGTTGAAGAAGGCCGAGGCCAGCGCCGACGTCCGTTTCGAGAGCAAGGCGCCGGGCAAGAGCACGCCCCAGCGCGTTCGCAATGGAGTGATCCCCGACAAGAAGGTCCCCTACGTCCTCGCCTCCGGAGAAGGACAGCGGATGGTCGCGGGTGATCAACTCTTCTCATTCCTCGGAGACCAGCAGGTCAGTGATGGCAAGTTCATCGCCGTCATGACCGAGGGCCCCGCCGGGCCCATGATCCCCGCGCACTACCATGAGAAGCACACCGAGAACTTCTTCTGTCTCGATGGCTCCATGACCATGCGGGTCAACAACGAGACGCTGACGATGTACCCGGGTGACTTCGCCCACGT contains:
- a CDS encoding cytochrome P450 translates to MPTAVEFEPLHPETLRDPYPVYARMRALAPVMWHERLNSWLLTRHAECLQVLKDSRRFAADWRRVGAAVPEQSLSIQSMDPPEHGELRGLLVSAYRAQDLAAVERRAYLHANHLLAGLRAEGGGELMTRFAAPLALHAVCDFLGVPAPDPATFGEMSDAIIRGMDAGLAPERAAPGAAARAGLSALIASWFEPPPTGGMFGFLARSESAAGMPRAVLMNSMRVVFHAGYTSVYSAVGSAIISLLRHGMELSRLRDPALLETAVEELFRYDGPVQATGRVCTEDVELGGVRIARGQALVLLLGSANRDPEAFSQPEALVLDRQPNPHLAFGWGIHACVGGLLAKAVVRLALCSLIEHAPGLRLSGDVVHKPQATQRCPDRIPIAFGA
- a CDS encoding RICIN domain-containing protein; its protein translation is MHRTHALRLTSILAVLLFVLLACPRPAAAQTRIMPLGDSITGSPGCWRALLWNQLQSTGFTNIDFVGTLPPQGCGVAYDGDNEGHGGFLATNVADQNLLPGWLSATRPDIVIMHFGTNDVWSARTPSQILAAFSKLVDQMRASNPSMKILVAQIIPVAPGGCGDCPRRTIEFNAAIPGWAASKSTTASPIVVVDQWTGFDPATDTSDGVHPNDAGIVKIANAWYPPLTQFLSSNGGGGNGVIANGTYRITPRDSPDKALDVAGHGTADNTNVLQWSYGGANNQRWTLTHLGNDEYQLIGVESGKALQVTSTSTANGTNVDIHTYTGAANQRWTITATSDGFYRLTPVSSSGSALEVSGDSTANGANVQQWGWTGGTNQQWMFQTP
- a CDS encoding IclR family transcriptional regulator; protein product: MGQEAEEAGAPEEGRDGRSGQIQVIARAAAILRALAGQPKGLSLGQIAKRVGLPRSTVQRIVGALEAEQLVTAGGESEGVRLGPMLGLLAASSQTDLVSIARPHLEALSRRVHETVDLSVMKGHQVVSVAQSRGDQELNVVFPVGGVLPMYCTAHGKALLAELSDEEVAQLVGSRLEPFTPKTHRTLPALLADLREVRRSGFAYGLEEHAEGICAIGVALRTSAGAQYAIAIPAPAHRFHAQLDVLRKELARCRDEIDAAAGARLGPAPDRGAGRR
- a CDS encoding quercetin 2,3-dioxygenase, giving the protein MSYESKKRPGLLGAAMALTMVLGPIQAAQAQDAQKAGTGIDIQKVVPEGKLPGQQVPYYIRSGEGERYLVGGMVAAMIARGEDTGELFEAAILTGGRNASLPLHTHARTHEALYILDGEVELWLGGKHYLMIRGDYASIPQGTPHALKMLGHRTQILSWNTGKELGPLYKALGQPFAGHVQPEKVNPEISKELLKKAEASADVRFESKAPGKSTPQRVRNGVIPDKKVPYVLASGEGQRMVAGDQLFSFLGDQQVSDGKFIAVMTEGPAGPMIPAHYHEKHTENFFCLDGSMTMRVNNETLTMYPGDFAHVPARTIHAYQLNNHYTRFIGFLTPGLFEPFFRTLGDKYDGYVYPQTPYPFRFDRVLAKLNELDLKVLEAPPAAQK